The following proteins are co-located in the Bos indicus isolate NIAB-ARS_2022 breed Sahiwal x Tharparkar chromosome 8, NIAB-ARS_B.indTharparkar_mat_pri_1.0, whole genome shotgun sequence genome:
- the CA9 gene encoding carbonic anhydrase 9 isoform X2: MTPITFWLGTYLPLTPPHSHLAIGEGAQGQLDPQDFGSISKRPFCESACSPPGLLLPHPPPISYARTARTHCVPGHPTVSHMAPLCPSPRLPLWIPAPAPGPAVQLLLLLLLLVPAHPQKLLWMQGAPTTGGDSSGEDDPLGEEDLPSEEDIPEEEDSPEEEDLPGLKTDPGEENSLKLEDLPTVEAPRDTEGPQNNAHRDEKGDGHSHWRYGGAPPWPQVSPACAGRFQSPVDIRPELTAFCPALRPLEFLGFELPPQPKLRLCNNGHTVQLSLPSGLKMALGPGQEYRALQLHLHWGAAGRPGSEHTVDGHRFPAEIHVVHLSTAFEEFDEALGRPGGLAVLAAFLQEGPEENSAYEQLLSRLGEITEKDSETWVPGLDVSALLPSDLSRYFRYEGSLTTPPCAQGVIWTVFNQTVKLSAKQLHTLSDSLWGPDDSRLQLNFRATQPLNGRIIEASFPAGVDGSPRTVEPVHLNSCLAAGDILALVFGLLFAVTSIAFLVQMRRQQRHLSETKGSVSYHPAEVTETVA, translated from the exons ATGACCCCGATAACCTTCTGGCTGGGCACATACCTGCCCCTCACTCCACCCCATTCCCATCTTGCTATCGGGGAGGGGGCACAGGGCCAGTTAGACCCACAGgactttggctccatctccaaAAGGCCCTTCTGTGAGTCAGCTTGCTCCCCTCCAGGCTtgctcctcccccacccacctcctaTTTCCTATGCACGTACAGCCCGTACACACTGTGTCCCAGGACACCCCACAGTCAGCCACATGGCTCCCCTGTGCCCCAGCCCCCGGCTCCCTCTGTGGATTCCggcccctgccccaggcccagcTGTGCAATTGCTGCTGTTACTGCTCCTTCTGGTGCCTGCCCATCCCCAGAAGCTGCTCTGGATGCAGGGTGCTCCCACCACGGGAGGAGATTCATCTGGAGAAGATGATCCACTTGGTGAGGAGGACCTGCCCAGTGAAGAGGATATACCTGAAGAGGAGGACTCACCTGAAGAAGAGGACCTACCTGGATTGAAGACAGACCCAGGAGAAGAGAATTCTCTGAAGTTAGAGGATCTACCAACTGTTGAGGCACCCAGGGACACTGAAGGCCCCCAGAATAACGCCCACAGAGATGAAAAAG GGGATGGCCACAGTCATTGGCGCTATGGAG GCGCTCCGCCATGGCCCCAGGTGTCCCCAGCCTGCGCTGGCCGCTTTCAATCCCCGGTAGACATCCGCCCGGAGCTCACTGCGTTTTGTCCAGCCCTGCGCCCCCTGGAATTCCTTGGCTTTGAGCTCCCGCCACAACCAAAACTGCGCCTGTGCAACAACGGCCACACCG TGCAGCTGAGTCTGCCTTCCGGGCTGAAGATGGCCTTGGGTCCCGGGCAGGAGTACCGGGCCCTGCAGTTACATTTGCACTGGGGGGCCGCGGGTCGCCCGGGCTCGGAACACACGGTTGATGGTCACCGTTTTCCTGCCGAG ATTCACGTGGTTCACCTCAGCACTGCATTTGAGGAATTTGACGAGGCTTTGGGGCGCCCAGGGGGCTTGGCCGTCTTGGCCGCCTTTCTGCAG GAAGGCCCAGAAGAAAACAGTGCCTATGAACAGTTGCTGTCACGTTTGGGAGAAATCACCGAGAAAG ACTCTGAGACTTGGGTCCCAGGACTGGATGTATCTGCACTGCTGCCCTCTGACCTCAGCCGCTACTTCCGATATGAGGGGTCTCTCACCACACCCCCCTGTGCCCAGGGGGTCATCTGGACTGTGTTCAACCAGACAGTGAAGCTGAGTGCTAAGCAG ctccacaccctctctgacTCCCTGTGGGGACCTGATGACTCTCGGCTGCAGCTGAACTTCCGAGCTACGCAGCCTTTGAATGGGCGAATAATTGAGGCCTCCTTCCCCGCTGGCGTGGATGGCAGCCCTAGGACTGTTGAACCAG tCCACCTGAATTCCTGTCTCGCTGCTG
- the ARHGEF39 gene encoding rho guanine nucleotide exchange factor 39 isoform X2 has translation MESPAPGARCPVQEQRARWERKRACTARELLETERRYQEQLGLVATYFVAILRAKGTLRPPERQALFGPWELIYGASQELLPYLEGGRWGQGLEGFCNHLELYTQFAANVERSRTILQEQLKKNKHFRRFVRLQEGRPEFGGLQLQDLLPLPLQRLQQYENLAVALAENTGPNSPEHKQLTRAAQLISETAQRVHTIGQKQKNEQHLQRIQALLSGRQAKGLISGRWFLRQGWLLVVPPRGEPRPRMFFLFSDALLMAKPRPPLHLLQSGTFACRALYPMGECQLHRVFGHSGGPCGGLLSLSFPHEKLLLMSTDQEELSHWYHSLTLAISSQKN, from the exons ATGGAGAGCCCGGCCCCCGGTGCCCGGTGCCCGGTGCAAGAGCAGCGTGCCCGTTGGGAGCGGAAACGCGCCTGCACTGCCCGGGAGCTGCTGGAGACCGAGCGGCGCTACCAGGAACAGCTGGGGCTGGTGGCCACG TACTTCGTGGCAATTTTGAGAGCCAAAGGTACCCTGCGACCACCAGAGCGCCAGGCCCTCTTTGGGCCCTGGGAACTCATTTACGGCGCCAGCCA AGAGCTGCTTCCCTACCTCGAAGGAGGGCGCTGGGGACAGGGGTTGGAGGGCTTCTGCAACCACCTGGAGCTCTACACCCAATTTGCTGCCAATGTTGAGAGGTCCCGGACCATCTTGCAG GAGCAACTAAAGAAGAACAAACATTTCCGGAGATTTGTACGACTTCAGGAAGGTCGCCCTGAGTTCGGGGGCCTTCAGCTCCAGGacctgctccctctgcctctgcAGAGGCTCCAGCA GTATGAGAATCTCGCTGTTGCTTTGGCTGAAAACACAGGTCCCAACAGCCCTGAACACAAACAGCTCACAA GGGCTGCCCAGCTGATAAGTGAGACTGCCCAGAGAGTCCACACCATTGGTCAGAAACAGAAGAATGAACAGCATCTCCAGCGCATCCAGGCTCTGCTCAGTGGACGGCAAGCAAAGGGGCTTATCTCAG GTCGCTGGTTCCTACGCCAGGGATGGCTATTGGTGGTGCCTCCCCGAGGGGAGCCTCGGCCCCGaatgttcttccttttctctgatgCACTTCTCATGGCCAAGCCTCGACCCCCATTGCATCTGCTGCAGAGTGGCACCTTTGCCTGCCGGGCCCTCTACCCCATGGGCGAGTGTCAACTCCACAGGGTCTTTGGCCACTCAGGAGGCCCTTGTGGTGGACTGCTCAGC CTGTCCTTTCCCCATGAGAAGCTACTGCTTATGTCCACAGACCAGGAGGAGCTGTCACACTGGTACCACAGTCTGACTTTGGCCATCAG CAGCCAGAAGAACTAG
- the ARHGEF39 gene encoding rho guanine nucleotide exchange factor 39 isoform X1 → MESPAPGARCPVQEQRARWERKRACTARELLETERRYQEQLGLVATYFVAILRAKGTLRPPERQALFGPWELIYGASQELLPYLEGGRWGQGLEGFCNHLELYTQFAANVERSRTILQEQLKKNKHFRRFVRLQEGRPEFGGLQLQDLLPLPLQRLQQYENLAVALAENTGPNSPEHKQLTRAAQLISETAQRVHTIGQKQKNEQHLQRIQALLSGRQAKGLISGRWFLRQGWLLVVPPRGEPRPRMFFLFSDALLMAKPRPPLHLLQSGTFACRALYPMGECQLHRVFGHSGGPCGGLLSQPEELAESYNSRVQDTVGIGQNQGYKGILLTKHGLFMV, encoded by the exons ATGGAGAGCCCGGCCCCCGGTGCCCGGTGCCCGGTGCAAGAGCAGCGTGCCCGTTGGGAGCGGAAACGCGCCTGCACTGCCCGGGAGCTGCTGGAGACCGAGCGGCGCTACCAGGAACAGCTGGGGCTGGTGGCCACG TACTTCGTGGCAATTTTGAGAGCCAAAGGTACCCTGCGACCACCAGAGCGCCAGGCCCTCTTTGGGCCCTGGGAACTCATTTACGGCGCCAGCCA AGAGCTGCTTCCCTACCTCGAAGGAGGGCGCTGGGGACAGGGGTTGGAGGGCTTCTGCAACCACCTGGAGCTCTACACCCAATTTGCTGCCAATGTTGAGAGGTCCCGGACCATCTTGCAG GAGCAACTAAAGAAGAACAAACATTTCCGGAGATTTGTACGACTTCAGGAAGGTCGCCCTGAGTTCGGGGGCCTTCAGCTCCAGGacctgctccctctgcctctgcAGAGGCTCCAGCA GTATGAGAATCTCGCTGTTGCTTTGGCTGAAAACACAGGTCCCAACAGCCCTGAACACAAACAGCTCACAA GGGCTGCCCAGCTGATAAGTGAGACTGCCCAGAGAGTCCACACCATTGGTCAGAAACAGAAGAATGAACAGCATCTCCAGCGCATCCAGGCTCTGCTCAGTGGACGGCAAGCAAAGGGGCTTATCTCAG GTCGCTGGTTCCTACGCCAGGGATGGCTATTGGTGGTGCCTCCCCGAGGGGAGCCTCGGCCCCGaatgttcttccttttctctgatgCACTTCTCATGGCCAAGCCTCGACCCCCATTGCATCTGCTGCAGAGTGGCACCTTTGCCTGCCGGGCCCTCTACCCCATGGGCGAGTGTCAACTCCACAGGGTCTTTGGCCACTCAGGAGGCCCTTGTGGTGGACTGCTCAGC CAGCCAGAAGAACTAGCAGAATCTTACAATTCCAGAGTCCAGGATACTGTGGGGATAGGTCAGAATCAGGGGTACAAAGGAATCTTACTAACAAAACACGGACTCTTCATGGTTTGA